In Notamacropus eugenii isolate mMacEug1 chromosome 1, mMacEug1.pri_v2, whole genome shotgun sequence, one genomic interval encodes:
- the BCL11A gene encoding B-cell lymphoma/leukemia 11A isoform X4 has protein sequence MNFPLGDILIFIEHKRKQCNGSLCLEKAVDKPPSPSPVEMKKASNPVEVGIQVTPEDDDCLSTSSRGICPKQEHIADKLLHWRGLSSPRSAHGALIPTPGMSAEYAPQGICKDEPSSYTCTTCKQPFTSAWFLLQHAQNTHGLRIYLESEHGSPLTPRVGIPSGLGAECSQPPLHGIHAIADSNPFNLLRIPGSREASGLGEGRFPPTPPLFSPPPRHHLDPHRIERLGAEDMALATHHPSAFDRVLRLNPMAMEPPAMDFSRRLRELAGNTSSPPLSPSRPSPMQRLLQPFQPGSKPPFLATPPLPPLQSAPPPSQAPAKSKSCEFCGKTFKFQSNLVVHRRSHTGEKPYKCNLCDHACTQASKLKRHMKTHMHKSSPMTVKSDDGLSTASSPEPGTSELVGSASSALKSVVAKFKSENDPNMIPENGDEEEEEDDEEEEEEEEEEEEDLTESERVDYGFGLSLEAARHHENSSRAGEESRSLPDVMQGMVLSSMQHFSEAFHQVLGEKHKRGHLAEAEAHRDTCDEDSVAGESDRVDDGAVNGRGCSPGESASGGLSKKLLLGSPSSLSPFSKRIKLEKEFDLPAAAMPNTENVYSQWLAGYAASRQLKDPFLSFGDSRQSPFASSSEHSSENGSLRFSTPPGEMDGGISGRSGTGSGGSTPHISGPGPGRPSSKEGRRSDTCEYCGKVFKNCSNLTVHRRSHTGERPYKCELCNYACAQSSKLTRHMKTHGQVGKDVYKCEICKMPFSVYSTLEKHMKKWHSDRVLTNDIKTE, from the exons ATAAACTTCTGCACTGGAGGGGACTCTCTTCCCCTCGTTCTGCACACGGAGCTCTTATTCCCACCCCCGGGATGAGTGCAGAATACGCCCCACAGGGTATTT GTAAAGATGAGCCCAGCAGCTACACATGTACAACTTGCAAACAGCCATTCACCAGTGCATGGTTTCTCTTGCAACACGCACAGAACACTCACGGATTAAGAATCTACTTAGAAAGCGAACACGGAAGCCCCCTGACCCCGCGGGTTGGTATCCCTTCAGGACTAGGTGCAGAGTGTTCCCAGCCTCCACTCCATGGGATTCATGCAATAGCAGACAGTAACCCCTTTAACCTGCTCAGGATACCAGGATCCAGAGAGGCTTCGGGTCTCGGCGAAGGGCGCTTTCCACCCACCCCCCCTTTGTTTAGTCCTCCACCGAGACATCACTTGGACCCCCACCGCATAGAGCGCCTGGGGGCGGAAGACATGGCCCTGGCCACCCATCACCCGAGTGCCTTTGACCGGGTGTTGCGGTTGAACCCGATGGCTATGGAGCCTCCCGCCATGGATTTCTCTAGGAGACTTAGAGAGCTGGCAGGGAACACGTCTAGCCCTCCGCTGTCCCCGAGCCGGCCCAGCCCTATGCAAAGGCTGCTGCAGCCCTTCCAGCCGGGCAGCAAGCCGCCCTTCCTAGCCAcgccccccctccctcctctgcagTCTGCCCCTCCTCCCTCGCAGGCCCCCGCCAAGTCCAAGTCGTGCGAGTTCTGCGGGAAGACCTTCAAGTTCCAGAGCAACCTGGTGGTGCACCGGCGCAGCCACACGGGCGAGAAGCCCTACAAGTGCAACCTGTGCGACCACGCCTGCACGCAGGCCAGCAAGCTCAAGCGCCACATGAAGACGCACATGCACAAGTCGTCCCCCATGACGGTCAAGTCCGACGACGGCCTGTCCACCGCCAGCTCCCCGGAGCCCGGGACCAGCGAGCTGGTGGGCAGCGCCAGCAGCGCCCTCAAGTCCGTGGTGGCCAAGTTCAAGAGCGAGAACGACCCCAACATGATCCCGGAGAACGGGgacgaggaggaagaggaggacgacgaggaagaggaagaagaggaggaagaggaggaggaggacctgACGGAGAGCGAGAGGGTGGACTACGGCTTCGGCCTCAGCCTGGAGGCGGCCCGCCACCACGAGAACAGCTCCCGGGCGGGCGAGGAGAGCCGCTCCCTGCCCGACGTGATGCAGGGCATGGTGCTGAGCTCCATGCAGCACTTCAGCGAGGCCTTCCACCAGGTGCTGGGCGAGAAGCACAAGCGCGGCCACCTGGCCGAGGCCGAGGCCCACAGGGACACTTGCGACGAAGACTCGGTGGCGGGCGAGTCGGACCGCGTGGACGACGGCGCGGTCAACGGGCGCGGCTGCTCCCCGGGGGAGTCGGCGTCGGGCGGCCTGTCCAAGAAGCTGCTGCTGGGCAGCCCCAGCTCGCTGAGCCCGTTCTCCAAGCGCATCAAGCTCGAGAAGGAGTTCGACCTGCCCGCCGCCGCCATGCCCAACACGGAGAACGTTTACTCGCAGTGGCTCGCGGGCTACGCGGCGTCCCGGCAGCTCAAAGACCCCTTCCTCAGCTTCGGGGACTCGCGACAATCGCCCTTCGCCTCGTCCTCGGAGCACTCGTCGGAGAACGGCAGCCTGCGCTTCTCCACGCCGCCCGGGGAGATGGACGGAGGCATCTCGGGCCGCAGCGGCACGGGGAGCGGTGGCAGCACTCCGCACATTAGTGGCCCGGGCCCTGGCAGGCCCAGCTCTAAAGAGGGCAGACGCAGCGACACTTGTGAGTACTGTGGGAAAGTCTTCAAGAACTGTAGCAATCTCACTGTCCACAGGAGAAGCCACACGGGCGAAAGGCCTTATAAGTGCGAGCTGTGCAACTATGCCTGCGCGCAGAGTAGCAAACTCACCAGGCACATGAAAACGCACGGCCAGGTGGGGAAGGACGTTTACAAATGTGAAATTTGTAAGATGCCTTTTAGCGTGTACAGTACCCTGGAGAAACACATGAAAAAATGGCACAGTGATCGAGTGTTGACTAATGATATAAAAACTGAATAG
- the BCL11A gene encoding B-cell lymphoma/leukemia 11A isoform X6 yields the protein MAGKGNTQERWNKDKLLHWRGLSSPRSAHGALIPTPGMSAEYAPQGICKDEPSSYTCTTCKQPFTSAWFLLQHAQNTHGLRIYLESEHGSPLTPRVGIPSGLGAECSQPPLHGIHAIADSNPFNLLRIPGSREASGLGEGRFPPTPPLFSPPPRHHLDPHRIERLGAEDMALATHHPSAFDRVLRLNPMAMEPPAMDFSRRLRELAGNTSSPPLSPSRPSPMQRLLQPFQPGSKPPFLATPPLPPLQSAPPPSQAPAKSKSCEFCGKTFKFQSNLVVHRRSHTGEKPYKCNLCDHACTQASKLKRHMKTHMHKSSPMTVKSDDGLSTASSPEPGTSELVGSASSALKSVVAKFKSENDPNMIPENGDEEEEEDDEEEEEEEEEEEEDLTESERVDYGFGLSLEAARHHENSSRAGEESRSLPDVMQGMVLSSMQHFSEAFHQVLGEKHKRGHLAEAEAHRDTCDEDSVAGESDRVDDGAVNGRGCSPGESASGGLSKKLLLGSPSSLSPFSKRIKLEKEFDLPAAAMPNTENVYSQWLAGYAASRQLKDPFLSFGDSRQSPFASSSEHSSENGSLRFSTPPGEMDGGISGRSGTGSGGSTPHISGPGPGRPSSKEGRRSDTCEYCGKVFKNCSNLTVHRRSHTGERPYKCELCNYACAQSSKLTRHMKTHGQVGKDVYKCEICKMPFSVYSTLEKHMKKWHSDRVLTNDIKTE from the exons ATAAACTTCTGCACTGGAGGGGACTCTCTTCCCCTCGTTCTGCACACGGAGCTCTTATTCCCACCCCCGGGATGAGTGCAGAATACGCCCCACAGGGTATTT GTAAAGATGAGCCCAGCAGCTACACATGTACAACTTGCAAACAGCCATTCACCAGTGCATGGTTTCTCTTGCAACACGCACAGAACACTCACGGATTAAGAATCTACTTAGAAAGCGAACACGGAAGCCCCCTGACCCCGCGGGTTGGTATCCCTTCAGGACTAGGTGCAGAGTGTTCCCAGCCTCCACTCCATGGGATTCATGCAATAGCAGACAGTAACCCCTTTAACCTGCTCAGGATACCAGGATCCAGAGAGGCTTCGGGTCTCGGCGAAGGGCGCTTTCCACCCACCCCCCCTTTGTTTAGTCCTCCACCGAGACATCACTTGGACCCCCACCGCATAGAGCGCCTGGGGGCGGAAGACATGGCCCTGGCCACCCATCACCCGAGTGCCTTTGACCGGGTGTTGCGGTTGAACCCGATGGCTATGGAGCCTCCCGCCATGGATTTCTCTAGGAGACTTAGAGAGCTGGCAGGGAACACGTCTAGCCCTCCGCTGTCCCCGAGCCGGCCCAGCCCTATGCAAAGGCTGCTGCAGCCCTTCCAGCCGGGCAGCAAGCCGCCCTTCCTAGCCAcgccccccctccctcctctgcagTCTGCCCCTCCTCCCTCGCAGGCCCCCGCCAAGTCCAAGTCGTGCGAGTTCTGCGGGAAGACCTTCAAGTTCCAGAGCAACCTGGTGGTGCACCGGCGCAGCCACACGGGCGAGAAGCCCTACAAGTGCAACCTGTGCGACCACGCCTGCACGCAGGCCAGCAAGCTCAAGCGCCACATGAAGACGCACATGCACAAGTCGTCCCCCATGACGGTCAAGTCCGACGACGGCCTGTCCACCGCCAGCTCCCCGGAGCCCGGGACCAGCGAGCTGGTGGGCAGCGCCAGCAGCGCCCTCAAGTCCGTGGTGGCCAAGTTCAAGAGCGAGAACGACCCCAACATGATCCCGGAGAACGGGgacgaggaggaagaggaggacgacgaggaagaggaagaagaggaggaagaggaggaggaggacctgACGGAGAGCGAGAGGGTGGACTACGGCTTCGGCCTCAGCCTGGAGGCGGCCCGCCACCACGAGAACAGCTCCCGGGCGGGCGAGGAGAGCCGCTCCCTGCCCGACGTGATGCAGGGCATGGTGCTGAGCTCCATGCAGCACTTCAGCGAGGCCTTCCACCAGGTGCTGGGCGAGAAGCACAAGCGCGGCCACCTGGCCGAGGCCGAGGCCCACAGGGACACTTGCGACGAAGACTCGGTGGCGGGCGAGTCGGACCGCGTGGACGACGGCGCGGTCAACGGGCGCGGCTGCTCCCCGGGGGAGTCGGCGTCGGGCGGCCTGTCCAAGAAGCTGCTGCTGGGCAGCCCCAGCTCGCTGAGCCCGTTCTCCAAGCGCATCAAGCTCGAGAAGGAGTTCGACCTGCCCGCCGCCGCCATGCCCAACACGGAGAACGTTTACTCGCAGTGGCTCGCGGGCTACGCGGCGTCCCGGCAGCTCAAAGACCCCTTCCTCAGCTTCGGGGACTCGCGACAATCGCCCTTCGCCTCGTCCTCGGAGCACTCGTCGGAGAACGGCAGCCTGCGCTTCTCCACGCCGCCCGGGGAGATGGACGGAGGCATCTCGGGCCGCAGCGGCACGGGGAGCGGTGGCAGCACTCCGCACATTAGTGGCCCGGGCCCTGGCAGGCCCAGCTCTAAAGAGGGCAGACGCAGCGACACTTGTGAGTACTGTGGGAAAGTCTTCAAGAACTGTAGCAATCTCACTGTCCACAGGAGAAGCCACACGGGCGAAAGGCCTTATAAGTGCGAGCTGTGCAACTATGCCTGCGCGCAGAGTAGCAAACTCACCAGGCACATGAAAACGCACGGCCAGGTGGGGAAGGACGTTTACAAATGTGAAATTTGTAAGATGCCTTTTAGCGTGTACAGTACCCTGGAGAAACACATGAAAAAATGGCACAGTGATCGAGTGTTGACTAATGATATAAAAACTGAATAG